A stretch of DNA from Lepus europaeus isolate LE1 chromosome 11, mLepTim1.pri, whole genome shotgun sequence:
catTAGAATCAGGAACATGAGCCAAGACTCAACTTCTGGAGCTCAGATGTGGGACTCAGGCATCCTAActagtgacttaaccactgtgccactctcttaagtttcttttttcttttttctttttttaattttttgacaggcagagtggacagtgagagagagacagagagaaaggtcttcctttgccgttggttcaccctccaacagccgcgatggcaggagccaggtgcttctcctggtctcccatggggtgcagggcccaaggacttgggccatcctccactgcactcccgggccacagcagagagctggcctggaagaggggcaaccaggacagaatccggcgccccgaccgggactagaacccggtgtgccggcactgcaaggcagaggattagcctagtgagccgcagcgccggcctcttaagtttcaattttttaatatgGCAACTCTATTACCCTTGAAGTCTTCCTCAATGTTTTTCTTGatacactgtaaaaaaaaaaaaagcatctacaATTCTAAAAGTATTTGAAGAGAATTATTTCATAGAAGAAGATAACCCAGCTGAGATCTCAAAACCTTACTTAACATACCTGCACTTATGATAGGGTACTTAGGACAAAGAAGATGAtagatgtctttcaaataaaacttagcCTGGTGGTCAAGAAACACAGACACTACTTGGATGTAACTCTTGAAGATTTAGGAAACTAATTGTGGAGACCCAGCTCACTTTTTAACACTTTATGATTACTACAGctacaaaacaaaattataagTAATAAGAAATGAGATTTTATTCCTCTTATTCAAAGtactttttctatattttcttcacaAATGGAACATTAATGATCTGagatatcttcttttaaaaaatgtaagcatAATTATTTACTGTATTATAAACCAAACTGGCTATCAATTTTGTAAGTATATCTTGTTTTactatgtttctttaaaaatcatcccTAGAATCAggaagataataaaaatattcaatggaCAAAGACACAGTGGCAACATCCCTTCACTCAGGAAGACTCCGTGAGTTTTCTCTAGTGGCCAAGGGAGAACTTGTGAGACTATAAGAGTCTCAGTCCTCAACACACAGTACAGCTATTCCAAGATCGCTACGTCTGCATCTGGTCACTTTCATAACCAGCTCTTAATTAAGTGGTTGACTAGAGGGCAATTCATATAAATGTTATATTCTTGGAAATGTCATGCTGTGAGAGAGTGCAAATAAAAGGAAATCTCTATTTTACTATCTCTGAAATTGCTGAATCTCTTCAAGTTATGAAGGAGGTAGGTGGAATACTGAAATTGAAATTCGTTAGTAGAACTAATAAGATTTTGGCATTTTATTGACCATGAGATGCTTCTATCCACAGGACTCCAATTTTCAGaattcaaatatgtatttatcttcagaaaaaataaaagatcctaTAGGATTGGCTTAAAGGCTTAAAATTATTAATAGGATTAATGTGAGGAGTAATGGCTCCTTTTATTAGTGTTTTACCAGCAACAGTTGTCAAATTCTTCTCCTGGCTCTACTGGGAGGATCTATTCTTTCCTCTCAGTTTAGTGGTCCTGTTGTCCCATCTTCCTCAAAATCCATGGTTTTCGTGTCACCTTCTTGCCTTCTTCCTGTAATTACAATGAAACATAATTTTGAGTATTTATATCAATAAGGATGTGAATCATACTGTTAGAGCTGTGGCTATTTTGAGAGCCCTTGATTGAATGAACGCattctgaaaagaagaaaacaaaagtgtGGTTCGCTAGAACTCAAGTCTTAGACTTCTATTTCACTATGATTTATAAAAACATaaggtgtttttattttaaaatgggtacaacatatttaagaaaaatggagTTGTAATGATTGAACTACAAGATTAAATTAGCACATGGGGAAGGATCTTTTTCAGTTGTGACTGTCTCTTGGTTGCTACCACTGGTATACAGGATTCCAGACAATTCCTTCAATGAGCCCACACTTAATATTTAACTTAGAATTGATAACATTTTTATGCCATTTTTAAAACTTAGCAGAATCATTCCTGATAAGTCAGAAAAGACCGTTGAAAGGATTTAGTCATTAAGAGTTCCCATAGCTGAGGATCCCATGTTATCACTTTCACCTGAGCAGCATAAACTCAGGAGATGAGATATCTTAACTACATTATCAAGAAATTCCTTTTGCTGAAAAATAGCATTCCTAAGTTTTTATTTGCTACTACTTGTAGATACAATTTTTGCTCTAGGAGCAAACCCTTAGGTCAATCATCATCTTCAAAGAAGTTTATCCTGTTCTATCAGTCAAATGAAATGGTCTCATATCAATAAATACTTAAAGTCAACTCTAAGTTGCATACTTTGATTCTAAATAAACATGTCAACCATTAGTTCATGAGAAATGATCTATAGGGGTGGTCATTTAGGCTAGCAATCACGATGCCATGTTCCATATCAGTGAATTCAATTCCTGCTCCATGTTCTgacaccagctttctgctaatgcagacaatAGCTCAAGTacactgagtccctgccacccacatgagagacctggattgagatcaggcttctggcttccagatGGCCTAcccttgccattgcaggcatgtgggagtgaaccaacagacaggaaaccttttttttccctctatccctcctgtcaaatagataaagaaaaaaaatgatcttaaaaATGGAAATCTTATTCTGTGTATTGCTAATGATTACAAAAACTATTGGTATGACTATATTTACTACTGTACTAAGCAGAAGAAATTCAAAATCAGTATTCATGAATTATTTCactattagattttatttttaaaaaagatttagaatcatttaatttttatgggACTTTGAAAACAGTAATTTGGTGCTTCAGTGGAGTGAGATTCAAGGTAATGAAGAGGGAAACATAATTTTTAAGGACAATAGAATAATTGTGATTGAAGAAATGGCAAAAACCATAGAATTACTCCTAAAGACAACTTGGCAAATGTATCTCTGCAAACCCGGGTATTTCCCAAGGagaaatttccatttctttctttgatattttacttttccatgaactcttacACCTAATCTGATAGAACTATTTTTTGGCTATGCTTGACCTTCAAGATCTTTGCTACTTCACATCACTGCCAGACTTCCTGAAGCTgtatttgtcttctttctttggtATGCACTGAAATGGCTGACTCAACTCACGTCCACCCTTGTAGGCTGGATGGACAGCATTTACTTCACAGATAGCACTTACACAGAAGCCCAAGCAGTACCTCAGCACGTCCAGACAAGCATGATTGCACTTCTCCTCCTTGTGGCTTTACTCCTGCTCCTAAAACCACGTGTCCCATATTGATAAACCAGTGTTTGCTGTAACTGTTACAAATCAAGTCTTCACAATGGTCCTAATTATTtagaacaaaaacaatgaaatgactTTTTTCATCTCCAACATTCTATTgataaattttctgttattactaCCTAATGAAAGCTATTATATATTGACCATTTTCTATGCGCTATAAATTTATGTACATGTTGTATAACAAATTGATAGGAATCATATGCTACTATAGTAGAGATAAAAACGAAATTGATATGCATGGCCAACACCCAATATTTTACAACATTCCTAGGAAGTAGTGCTATTATCACCCATCTTTTGTTGATGTGACCATAAGACACATAGCATTTAAATGACTTGTCCATGGTCACCCcgttacaaagtaaaaaaatacatatttgaaccCCTAACCCAGACACACTAGCATACAGTATGCATCTTCACTTACGAACCCTCATGAATGTACTCACAACCTACAGTTATTATCTATTGTTGAACTTAAACAAATCACTTGGATTTTCTTTCAAATGCCCCATCTTAGAATTGGCATTGAGGAAAGAGCCAACTTATTAAACAACTGCTAACAATTCTTCAAAAGCTCTtcattgttttcacaataaacacaAGTCCCTGTGTAAGCATTCCAGAAGTGCTTTCTACCTTTATCTCCTATTAAATCTCTACCATTTCTCTCATGGAAACTTCCttacattttcctccctttttctCACTCTACATTTGAATTCCACATTTTTCATCCCCacttatttttatatcttatattctgatattttattctgttttgttctatttttcatctttcatttcattttggcatGTTTCTCCTAAGAACTTTAATACCACCAAATGACATAAGACATGTTACAGATTACAAACTGTtttgatattcaaataaaaaggagagaaatataAGATTGtcatattggccggcgccatggctcagtaggctaatcctccgccttgcggcgccggcacaccgggtcagggtaccgatcctgtcccagttgcccctcttccaggccagctctctgctgtggccagggagtgcagtggaggatggcccaagtgcttgggccctgcaccccatgggagaccaggagaagcacctggctcctaccatcggatcagcgcggtgcgccggccgcagcgcgcctaccgtggcggccattggagggtgaaccaacggcaaaaaggaagacctttctctctgtctccctctactgtccactctgcctgtccaaaaaaaaaaaaaaaaagattgtcatATAAACCTAATCTAGCAGAAAGGGTAGTATAAGCAATAGTATCTTATTAGAAATTAAACAAGCCCTACACAGTGGACTGAGCTGcaacccacagcactggcatcccaaatgggcacttatttgagtcctggctgctccactaccaacccagcttcctgctaatgctcctgagaagacagcagaggatcgTTCAAGTTCCttgaccctgtcacccacatgggagacccagaaaaagctcctggctcctggcttcagcctggtcaagcccttgtcaatgcagccattttgggagtgaaccagcacatgggagatctctctctctctctttgtctcttcttctctctctaactgcctttcaaataaatatttttttaaaaaataataaatattttagactagTATGAGTGGAGGCATTGAGAAGACTTggataacaacaataaaaaacaatcaGGGAAATGGTTTGGGATAAAATTATAGATGTAGGCTGTCCAGTTTGAAAGCTTGTATGTAATAAACCATAGAAACTCCTTATACAAGTAAGCAGAATGATTCAAACTGAGGCTTTGAACTGCAGTGTGTAATTCTGacatctttctcactctcttccccAAGGTCACTGTGGAGGACATGTCCTGGAATGAATCAGTAAGGGAAACAAATCACTCCACGGTGACGGAGTTCATTTTTCTGGGACTCTCCAATTCTCAGGAACTCCAGATTTTCCTGTTTGGGTTCTTTTTTGTGTTCTATGTAGGAATTGTGCTTGGAAATCTTCTTATCATTCTAACTGTAGCTGTTGATTCTCACCTTCATTCCCCCATGTATTTCCTGCTGGCCAACCTCTCACTCATTGATCTGTCTTTGTCTTCAGTCACAGCCCCCAAGATGATTACGGACTTCTTTAGGAACTGCAAGGTCATCTCTTTCAAAGGCTGCCTTGCTCAAatctttctccttcacttcttTGGTGGGAGTGAGCTGGTGATCCTCACAGCCATGGCCTTTGACAGATATGTAGCAATTTGTAAACCCCTACGTTACAATACAATTATGTGTAGCAATGTATGTGTTGGCATTGTGACTGCTGCATGGGGAATTGGCTTCTTGCACTCAGTGAGCCAGTTGGCCTTTGCAGTGAACTTGCCCTTCTGTGGTCCTAATGAGATTGACAGCTTTTATTGTGACCTTCCTAGGGTCATCAAACTCGCTTGTACCGACACCTACCGGCTAGACATCATGGTCATTGCTAACAGTGGTGTGCTCACTGTGTGTGCTTTCATTCTCCTACTCATCTCCTACACCATCATCCTAACGACCATCCAGCACCGCCCTTCAGAAAGGTCATCCAAAGCTCTGTCCACTTTGACTGCTCACATTTCTGCTGTTCTTTTGTTCTTCGGGCCATGTATCTTCATTTATGCCTGGCCATTCCCCATCAAGTCGTTAGATAAATTCCTTGCTGTGTTTTATTCTGTGGTCACTCCATTCCTGAACCCAATTATATACACACTGAGGAACAAAGACATGAAGACTGCAATGAGACGACTGAGAAAATGGAATGTGGATTCTAGGGTAAAGTCTTAAATTTTCTGTGAATGTGAGATTAATCTGTGATAAGGCATAATATATGACAAAGTGGGTAAATTAGTTAAAACTCATAAAAATTGTAACTTCTTTCCCATATCACTTAGCAATTGTCAAATAACTTTGCctaaatttattcattaaaatctttgtatgttgtattttatacaAAGTTaatatcattcttttaaaaagctatctcattaattttaagaataacaaaagaaaattttgttAGATTCTTGCACACTCAAGCCTTCCAGAGCTATCCTGAGTGTAATAGATAAAAGACAGAAATCAGCCAggcttataaaaatttttaattttctttggctaATTTTCCCTAAAAGCACTTGGAAAGAAACTGCCACATGGTTAACTCGAAAAATATTCTTAttgatatgaatatatatgtcAGCTTTTAAGAGGTTTTGAAAGAAAGTTTTCTAGTGTCAGTTTATAGTTCACCTCCTAACACTGTGACAACGGTTATCTGTGAGTGTATCACCTGCAGTGATGTAAAGATGGAATCTTCCAGTGTGACCTTTGCCTTGTGAGCACTTGACATCCAATATTGTAGGACAACAGCTCACAAACAGTAGAACAGTTTAGAGGGATCTAACCTCTCAACATGTTCAGTCGGATACACCCATGTCACTTTTCCTTGTTTAATAATAAGGTCTTTAAAGTCAAAAGTAGCTCAGTTCAGTTCTACTTATCCCTTACTAATCGTgactttgagtattttttatttatatttttatctgaaacaaaagaaatgaaaaaggagagagatttgctatcaactggttcactccacaaatgtccacaatagctgagactgggccaggccaaagccaggagtctgtaacccccatccacatctcccctgtaggtgttagggacccaactgcttgagccaccatctgttgaCTCCCAAGGAAGGCATTTCTGTGAAACTTGATTGAAAGCAGAGTGGCCAAGATTCAAGCCATGCACCCTGACATGTGAGCAGACATCTGAACAGTGCCTCAACCATTGTGAATCCCTCCCACGGGTCCATCATATAACTTTATGTTTTGGTGTTCATATTTGTAAAAAGGAGCTAATAATACTATTAATTTATGGATATTATTAGAGATAATAAGACAGTCCATAAAAATCAGATGACACATATGTAGCATATTCAGCACTCAATAAATAGAGataattttattatgtaaatCCTATATATCAGCAAAGCCAAAAGTTGTTAAGCTTTATTTTTTGCCAACATATTGGATGGAGATGATACATTCCATTCTCAACAGAATCTTATTTGGGGCATTGTAGTTACAATGAAAGTCTGTATATTTAGATTCACATGTGCATATTTCTATGGGTACTCATGCATTTACATGCTATCATCCTAGAAAGACATGCTGAGAATTCAGGATAAAAGTAGTGGaaattagggccagtgctgttgtgcagcaggttaaagcctcagcctgcagcactggcatcccatatgagtggcagttctagtcccagctgctccactcccaaaccagctccctgctaatgcacctgggaaagtaggggaagatgtcccaagtgcttgggcccctgcacccacatgggagaccaagaagaagctcttggctcctggcttcagatcagatcagatcggctcagctccagccattgtggcaatctggggagtgaaccagtggatggaagacctctccctctgtaactttatctttcaaataaacaaaataaataaaaaaattagtggAGAACAcagttgaaaaaatatttgacatGTGACTGTAGTGACTATCTCCTTCTCCAGTGAAAATCATTGGAGATTAAATATTcttagaaaaaggaaacataGTTTAGCAAAATCTcacttgaattaaaagataaggagcATCAAATGACAAGGTTAAAATTATGTTTACCCCaggaaaatataatagaaaactCCATGCGTAGATGgatctctcttggcttctctcctcctctcgtctctcttctctctgtctctctctcttatactttctttctctttcccttcgccaccccttcactccggtctgttgggtgttccccaataaaccctttcccttactccagtgttcggtgtgttttgtgacggctaacattaatatataacagagacaaaggaagagagagcaagcaggagagagcagaaaacaggagagaagagccaagagaggcatgtgttcaggaacaggtccttttaaaactgccAGAGGGTGGGCAGAGAAGCAGGAACAGTgaatgaatcccattaggatgggggtggagcttgacaccggtggttgggccatgtgaccacctggctcccagcaatggcggcaggggatagggcctaggatgtaaatcagggtgtagaaagcgccatagataaaactgcgccattttcctaacagcaCCTATATGATGACCAGTAAGAACTCTTTGCATAAATTATAGACAATACAGTATTAAGCAACTGCAAAACAAAGATGAGGAATATTTCCAAATACTGTTCTGGAATCATCTAGAAGGTATTTCTTAAGTGAAAGCAATAAAGTAGAAAAGAATATTTCTAGAATTCTAATTTCTGTATTAAATTAGAAATACATGTACTAGATTTATGCATATATAAGATCTTATAATTATTTAAGTAACCACCATCTTCTAATTATTTAAGTaaattggccagtgccgtggctcacttggctaatcctctgcctgcggtgccagcacactgggttctagtcccggttggggtgctgggtaatagtccagttgctcctcttccgatccagctctctgctgtggcccaggaaggcagtggaggatggcccaagtgcttgggccctgcacctgcatgggagaccaggaggaagcacctggctcctggcttcggatcagcacagtgccggccatagtggccattgggggagtgaaccaacggaaggaagacctttctctccgtctctctctcactgtctctctctctgtctctctctcacactaactctgcctggccaaaaaaaaaaaaatttaaataagcacTTCTAAAtggtaaattaaaataataagaaattttaTTCTATGATGGGAGGAGGAAATGGAGGCAGGCACAGAGATAAAAGGTCTTTCTTCAATTTTTCATAGTTTTGACTCAAATCATGTGactattttacaaaatttaaaatgaaatgaagcggATCCAAGATGACTGAATAAGGTATAGCCACATTAACTTCAGTTGCTttggaacaaaggaaggacctTGTTTCCTGGGGTCTGGCTGATGGAAGTtttcagcaaagaaaacaataagACTCCTTAGCACCAGAGAAGAGAAAATAGACACATTGACAGCCAGCTGCCCGCTGTGAGCTGCCACCTTATCACATCAAGGTAAGAAGAAATTGCCACATGCCCTGCCGATTGCTCTTTTAGCTGTGAGGGAATTCCAATCACCCACTGACTATTACATCAGCCTGGAGAGGGATTGGGGCCTGAGCAACTGGCAGGgttggagcagggaagccacagagcttccctcccctccccagtgaTGCAGATTACTGGACTCTGCAGGAGGACTCTGCTCTGCTCCTGCCAGAGTCAGAGCTAGAGTCAGGGAAATGTGGAGGGCAAATGAGAGATGCCCTAGATACTGCAGCTGTGGGAGTTTGGGAGTTGTGGCACCAGAACTATGTCCATGGCTCTACATGAGCCAACAGGATGCCCCTTAGCTTCTGGGGACCAGCACCAGCAGCTGCCCACAAAAAAATCTGCTCCCACTCTGGGAGATCTGGACAATGACTCCACTGCACCCTACAACACCAGGACTTTAACAATTAGTTAAATTTTCTCAGTGGCACTGGAATCCACTCAGTGGACCTAGGGAAGAAACTACCTGCATTCTACCTCTCTGGACTCACACTCTTCAAtgcaaaatctcctgtataccttgtagtTACCCTTAAGAACTGGAACAGGGTCCAGTTCACAtcccctagtcctaggactaggatTGTTGGCAAtacaagccacagcaccagttggacTCTCCTAATAGAACCTGAGGAAGGATCCATCCATAtaacacagtcctagagccacagcaattgATGCCAGAAACTGggcatcactcaggcttgtcAGTAGGACAAGTGGATGGTCATCACTGTCCCCTTCAGCATGAAGAACAAAGCCCTCACTATcactgttatatattaatgttagccatcacaaaacacaccgaacaccggaataagggaaaaggtttattggggaacacccaacagacggGAGGGATGGGACggggaagaaaaaagagaaagaaagtataagagagagagccagaggagaggagctagtgaggagagaagatagagcagagaagagaggaggagaggagagcagagagcaggagaggagagccaagagagaggagccaagagagaagacccaagagagccacatgttcaggaacaggcccttttaaaatgGTGTCCGAGGGCgggaagggaagcaggagcagcaaatcccattaggatgggggtggagcttaacaacagaggttgggccatgtggctgccTGGTTAAAACTGCACCACTTTCCTAACAATCACAATCACTAGGAAGAGTGACAACAAACTCTCAGTGGCCTAAAGATACACACACAAGGAAACCCATATgtatctcaaagccacacttctatgAACTACTGGAGATTAGACCACTGTGTCTCTTACAGACACAACTGACACTGagacaaaagaaatcattcaGAGACTACATgcctgggctcacctagaaccaaagacAAAGCAAAGGGTCAAGTGATACCCTGtattccagctaaaccataaactgtgttccaataaaatctACATGATAAAGAAGAGACAATTACACCAGATATGCAGATTTCAACACAGGGACATGGGAGGCATGAAGAAGTAAGGTAACATGATGGCTCCAAAAGCGCACAATACTCCTCCAGAATtggatcctgaactgaaggaaatctatgaaatgacggACATGGGATTCAAAATGATTATTGTAAAGAAACTCAACAGGATTCAACAGAATACAAattgattaaagaaatgaggaaatcaatgagtgacatgaataaaatattactaaggagatagaacaCATTGAGAACAGCCAAGTAGAAATTATGatgatgaaatcttcaatcagttaagcaaaaaatatgattgagaggtttaacaacagaataaacaaactggaggaaagaatttctgatctaaagaaaaagaatttgaaataacccaatcagacaaaaaaaaagagaaaagaaaaaaaaagaatgaagaaaacctATGTGAAATACTGGGTTCCAATAAATGGCCAATGTTCATATTATAGGTatttctgaaagagaaaaaaaagtcattgagaacctggtaaatgaaataatagttgaaaatctCTCTGGTCTTGAAGGAGACATGGACATAAAAGAAGCACAAAGAATCctaagcagactcaaccaaaaaattCTTTTCCAAGGCATATTGTAATCAATTTGTCAAAAGTTAATGACAAGgaaagaatcctaaagacagtaaggGAAAAGCATCAAGTTATATACAAAGGAAAACCAATGAGCTTATCATCAGACTTCCCAGTAAAAACCCTACAGGGCAGAAGAGAGTAAGATGATATattcggctggcgccgcagctcactaggctaatcctccacctgcggcaccagcactttgggttctagtcctggttggggcactggttctgtcccggttgctcttcttccagtccagctctctgctgtggcccaggaaggcagtggaggatggcccaagtgcttgggccctgcacccgcatgggagaccaggaggaagcacctggctcctggctttggatcggtgcagcataccggccatagcagccatttggggggtgaaccaacgaaaggaaggcctttctctctgtctctctctccctctctaactctgcctgtcaaaaaaaatgatatattcaAGGAC
This window harbors:
- the LOC133770542 gene encoding olfactory receptor 4F4-like; protein product: MSCCERVQIKGNLYFTISEIAESLQVMKEVTVEDMSWNESVRETNHSTVTEFIFLGLSNSQELQIFLFGFFFVFYVGIVLGNLLIILTVAVDSHLHSPMYFLLANLSLIDLSLSSVTAPKMITDFFRNCKVISFKGCLAQIFLLHFFGGSELVILTAMAFDRYVAICKPLRYNTIMCSNVCVGIVTAAWGIGFLHSVSQLAFAVNLPFCGPNEIDSFYCDLPRVIKLACTDTYRLDIMVIANSGVLTVCAFILLLISYTIILTTIQHRPSERSSKALSTLTAHISAVLLFFGPCIFIYAWPFPIKSLDKFLAVFYSVVTPFLNPIIYTLRNKDMKTAMRRLRKWNVDSRVKS